One window of Saprospiraceae bacterium genomic DNA carries:
- a CDS encoding CoA pyrophosphatase — MDRIHKISNNILSGLPGKAAHQRLAPFASRLDYKIPANAQQAAVLILLYQKNQKFYFPLITRQSNHPQDKHKGQIALPGGRVDPTDQDTWDTALRETVEEIGVAKDRIHKIGALSSLYIPVSDYLVYPYVAYFEGLPVFEIQEQEILSIHEIELDQLPLVENRKNQELKTSHGPIMTVPTIQINELVIWGATGMILEEFTDLLI, encoded by the coding sequence ATGGATCGAATTCACAAAATTTCAAATAATATCCTGTCTGGACTTCCAGGTAAGGCGGCACACCAAAGGCTGGCACCTTTTGCGTCCCGCCTGGACTATAAGATTCCGGCAAATGCTCAGCAGGCCGCAGTGCTGATCCTACTTTACCAAAAAAATCAGAAGTTCTATTTTCCTTTAATAACCCGCCAGTCCAACCATCCTCAGGATAAGCACAAAGGGCAAATAGCACTACCAGGAGGGCGAGTAGACCCCACAGATCAGGATACTTGGGATACTGCTTTACGAGAAACGGTAGAAGAAATTGGAGTTGCCAAAGATCGAATTCACAAAATTGGAGCCTTGAGTTCGTTATACATTCCGGTAAGTGATTACCTGGTCTATCCCTACGTTGCATATTTTGAAGGATTGCCGGTATTTGAAATTCAAGAACAAGAAATTTTAAGTATTCATGAAATCGAACTGGATCAATTGCCATTGGTCGAGAATCGAAAAAATCAGGAACTTAAAACAAGCCATGGGCCCATTATGACGGTACCAACCATTCAAATCAACGAATTGGTCATTTGGGGAGCAACCGGAATGATTTTGGAAGAGTTTACCGATTTATTGATTTAA
- a CDS encoding response regulator transcription factor produces MKKARLLYAEDDETLSFITKDHLELQGYEVVHCSSGAAAFEKFKNEKFELVILDVMLPEMDGFTIAENIRKKDHQVPILFLTAKSLKEDRIHGLRLGGDDYLTKPFSIEELILKIEIFLRRSKVFEAPSEEKEIQVGKYIYMPLEYQLVLNEDARILTQRESELLSFLLKNKNKVIKRSVILETLWGEDDYFMGRSLDVFISRLRKYLSEDLDIKIDNIHGIGFKFICP; encoded by the coding sequence ATGAAAAAAGCGCGATTACTTTATGCAGAAGATGACGAAACCTTATCATTCATAACCAAAGACCACCTGGAGCTTCAGGGTTATGAAGTTGTGCATTGTTCCAGTGGAGCCGCTGCATTCGAAAAATTTAAAAATGAGAAATTCGAACTGGTCATTCTAGATGTCATGTTACCAGAAATGGATGGGTTTACTATTGCAGAAAATATCCGTAAAAAGGACCATCAGGTACCGATCTTATTTTTAACTGCAAAATCATTAAAAGAGGATCGTATCCATGGCCTACGATTAGGAGGGGACGATTATCTGACGAAACCATTTAGTATTGAGGAACTCATCCTTAAAATAGAAATCTTTTTAAGAAGAAGTAAAGTATTTGAAGCGCCTTCTGAAGAAAAGGAAATTCAGGTTGGCAAATATATTTACATGCCACTTGAATATCAACTGGTCCTTAATGAGGATGCAAGAATTTTAACCCAGCGTGAAAGTGAATTGCTTAGTTTTCTATTAAAAAATAAAAACAAAGTCATTAAGCGTTCAGTAATTCTTGAAACCTTGTGGGGTGAAGATGACTATTTTATGGGCAGAAGTCTGGATGTATTTATTTCCAGATTGAGAAAATATCTAAGTGAAGACCTGGACATTAAAATTGATAATATACACGGAATCGGATTTAAATTTATATGCCCCTGA
- a CDS encoding uroporphyrinogen-III synthase: MPTKPTAIVAKKTNRYKKVKSILLSQPKPERSPYFELETKFNVIVDWRPFIQVEGYTEKEFRRQRIRHDEYPNVIFTSKSAIENYFRLAEEMRFKINEMNKYFCATEAIANYLQKFIIFRKRKVFNGTKSVTELTNYFNKHKETGPFLIPCSETGNPEVANYLKSLKVKFHESPMYHTVSANLSDLKEIKYDIIVFFSQLEIKSLFDNFADFVQGDTRIAAFGNAAAKAVVDAGLILDIQAPTVETPSMTMALEEYLKLSNK, translated from the coding sequence ATGCCGACCAAACCGACTGCCATCGTTGCAAAAAAAACAAATAGGTATAAGAAGGTTAAATCCATCTTATTATCTCAGCCTAAGCCAGAACGATCTCCTTATTTTGAATTGGAAACTAAGTTTAATGTCATTGTAGATTGGCGTCCGTTTATTCAAGTGGAAGGCTATACTGAAAAAGAATTCAGGAGACAACGGATACGGCATGATGAATACCCAAATGTCATTTTCACCAGTAAGAGTGCAATAGAAAATTACTTCAGACTTGCAGAAGAAATGCGTTTCAAAATCAATGAAATGAATAAGTATTTCTGCGCAACGGAAGCCATTGCAAACTACTTACAAAAATTTATTATTTTTAGAAAAAGGAAAGTTTTTAATGGGACCAAATCGGTTACTGAATTAACCAACTACTTCAACAAACATAAAGAAACAGGACCCTTTTTAATACCCTGCTCCGAAACGGGTAATCCCGAAGTTGCCAATTATTTAAAATCATTGAAAGTAAAATTTCATGAATCCCCCATGTATCACACAGTGAGTGCAAACCTTTCAGATTTGAAGGAAATTAAATACGATATCATTGTTTTCTTTAGTCAATTAGAAATCAAATCCCTGTTTGACAATTTTGCCGATTTTGTACAAGGAGATACCCGAATTGCCGCTTTTGGTAATGCTGCAGCGAAAGCAGTCGTTGATGCCGGATTGATACTCGATATTCAGGCACCTACAGTCGAAACGCCTTCCATGACCATGGCTTTGGAAGAGTATTTAAAGCTCAGCAATAAATAA
- a CDS encoding alpha/beta fold hydrolase yields MEQAEIINLHNKKTGQGPALIILHGLFGSLDNWQSIVRLLSTDFTVYSLDLRNHGKSPHTTTFSFESMALDVFQFIEKHQLQAPDLIGHSMGGKVVLKMLSMQAQKLGRAMILDISPKVYNRGHDSIFKALFKIKLEALQRRDEADLILQSEISDLVVRQFLLKNLDRQSTGGFNWKFNLKSLFENYHHILEEIKFNQIISNEVCFVKGEHSNYIEAEEMEELKKTFIHGQLIEIKDAGHWIHADQPMKLLEVIKTFFL; encoded by the coding sequence TTGGAACAAGCTGAAATTATAAATTTACATAACAAGAAAACAGGTCAGGGTCCGGCTTTGATCATCCTGCATGGTTTATTTGGGAGTTTGGATAACTGGCAAAGTATCGTGCGTTTATTAAGTACCGATTTTACTGTTTACAGCCTGGATTTAAGAAATCATGGCAAATCGCCTCATACGACCACATTTTCTTTTGAAAGTATGGCTCTTGATGTTTTTCAATTTATTGAAAAACATCAATTACAAGCCCCAGACCTTATAGGACATAGTATGGGAGGCAAGGTCGTGTTGAAAATGCTCAGTATGCAAGCCCAAAAACTAGGGCGAGCTATGATTCTGGATATTTCCCCTAAAGTATATAACCGTGGTCATGATTCAATATTTAAAGCACTGTTTAAAATAAAGCTTGAAGCACTGCAAAGACGGGATGAAGCTGATTTGATCTTGCAATCTGAAATTAGCGATTTGGTAGTTAGACAATTTTTATTAAAAAATTTAGACAGACAGTCAACTGGAGGTTTTAACTGGAAATTTAATTTAAAAAGTCTTTTTGAAAATTACCACCACATTTTAGAAGAAATTAAATTTAATCAGATCATATCCAATGAAGTTTGTTTTGTAAAAGGCGAACACTCGAATTACATTGAGGCAGAAGAAATGGAAGAATTAAAAAAAACTTTCATACATGGACAATTGATAGAAATAAAAGATGCCGGACATTGGATCCATGCAGATCAACCCATGAAGTTGTTGGAAGTAATTAAAACATTTTTTTTATAA
- a CDS encoding DUF4271 domain-containing protein yields MPLIRILSVLICLTLIQTVQPIYGQTQNPFELIKSKSPSEIPAEIADTTPLSNLINPFELRPGQTQKIKGSPGAPDIQYFKWIQEPNNSRINTTDVQSLLFWALLFLSFLLAIALNINRNVTIKLYRSLLNLNFLSLLYRESKEENFLIYYLLYGLYFIGISLFLYLSIIHFKGLREPVYILYITLFVLTIYSIRHISLKVLGLIYGVYKEADRYLFSIVIFSCIMAIILIPADFVITFVSPAIAQKSIYIIISLFAFLYLYRQLREIIFSANIWREHIFHFLLYLCTFEIAPLVLMFKFLERQGVF; encoded by the coding sequence ATGCCCCTGATCCGAATTTTAAGCGTACTAATTTGTTTGACCTTGATTCAGACTGTCCAACCAATCTACGGACAGACCCAAAATCCATTTGAATTAATAAAAAGCAAGAGCCCATCTGAGATCCCTGCAGAAATTGCAGATACAACACCCTTGAGCAATTTAATAAACCCGTTTGAATTAAGACCGGGTCAAACTCAAAAAATAAAAGGCTCCCCCGGTGCGCCGGATATCCAATATTTTAAATGGATTCAGGAACCAAACAACAGCAGAATCAATACAACGGATGTACAATCCTTGCTTTTTTGGGCACTCTTGTTTTTAAGTTTTCTTTTGGCCATTGCATTAAACATCAACCGGAATGTTACGATTAAGTTATATCGGAGCTTATTAAATCTCAATTTTCTGAGTTTGTTATATCGGGAGAGTAAAGAGGAGAATTTTTTAATTTATTATCTGTTGTACGGACTATACTTTATTGGCATCAGTCTGTTTTTATATCTATCTATTATCCATTTTAAAGGCCTAAGAGAACCTGTCTACATTCTATATATTACCCTGTTTGTTTTAACGATCTACAGCATAAGGCATATCAGTTTAAAAGTATTGGGCTTGATTTATGGCGTTTATAAGGAAGCGGACCGATATTTATTTAGCATAGTGATCTTTTCCTGTATCATGGCAATTATTCTAATTCCGGCAGATTTTGTGATTACATTTGTCAGTCCGGCGATCGCCCAGAAGTCTATCTATATCATTATCAGTCTGTTTGCTTTCCTGTACCTGTACCGGCAATTGCGGGAGATTATCTTTTCGGCAAATATTTGGCGGGAGCACATTTTTCATTTTTTATTGTATCTTTGCACCTTCGAAATTGCACCCCTTGTCTTAATGTTCAAATTTCTGGAAAGGCAGGGCGTGTTTTGA
- a CDS encoding MBL fold metallo-hydrolase: MKSFYKLLFLHYILFFNWNLSAQDSSTVLLLGISQDGSYPHMGCEANCCKPAWKDLKKAHMVVSLAVIDPQNKKWYLFEATPDISKQIHLFNKLTGNQYPLMPDGIFITHAHIGHYSGLMQLGREVKNSKEIPVFGLERFCNFIKENGPWSQLIKLNNIVIQAINPDQKIVLSASLSVTAFTVPHRDEFSETAGFKITSGAKTYLFIPDIDKWNLWNRNIVDEVNKVDLAFLDATFYSMDELKSRNIQEVPHPTVKETMDLFHAETKASKSKIVFIHMNHTNPLIWSKRYQKEVLNEGFKIGFQGHRY; encoded by the coding sequence ATGAAGTCGTTTTATAAATTATTGTTTCTGCATTATATATTATTTTTTAATTGGAACCTAAGCGCTCAAGATAGTTCAACCGTACTCTTATTAGGAATTTCTCAAGATGGATCCTATCCTCACATGGGTTGTGAGGCCAATTGTTGTAAACCTGCCTGGAAAGACTTGAAAAAAGCTCACATGGTGGTGTCACTGGCTGTAATCGATCCACAAAATAAAAAGTGGTATTTGTTTGAGGCGACTCCAGATATTTCAAAACAAATTCATTTATTCAATAAACTAACAGGCAATCAATACCCACTCATGCCTGATGGCATTTTTATCACGCATGCACACATCGGTCATTACAGTGGATTGATGCAATTGGGAAGGGAAGTAAAAAATTCAAAAGAAATTCCTGTATTTGGATTGGAACGCTTTTGCAATTTTATTAAAGAGAATGGTCCCTGGAGTCAATTAATAAAACTTAATAACATCGTTATCCAAGCGATTAATCCGGATCAAAAAATCGTACTTTCTGCTTCCTTATCTGTAACGGCATTTACTGTTCCCCATCGCGATGAATTTTCAGAGACCGCAGGATTTAAAATAACAAGTGGTGCTAAAACGTATTTGTTTATTCCTGATATTGACAAGTGGAATTTATGGAATCGCAACATTGTGGATGAAGTAAATAAAGTTGACCTTGCATTTTTAGATGCTACTTTTTATTCAATGGATGAATTAAAATCGCGAAATATTCAGGAGGTACCGCATCCAACGGTTAAAGAAACCATGGATTTGTTTCACGCTGAAACGAAAGCAAGCAAATCCAAAATTGTCTTCATTCATATGAATCATACCAATCCATTAATTTGGTCAAAGCGTTACCAAAAAGAAGTTTTAAACGAAGGATTTAAAATCGGGTTTCAAGGGCATCGTTATTAG
- the rsmA gene encoding ribosomal RNA small subunit methyltransferase A translates to MFAKKSFGQHFLHNKHVLEKIAALIAATPGDYLLEIGPGKGALTRYLKNLKANFIAVEADRDMQDYLLQHDLLSEDQLIKQDILKLDFKDVFDAHPFVLCGNFPYNISSQIIIKTLENADRIPCMIGMFQKEMAMRIISPPGSKEYGGLSVITQLLYHTKKCFDISPSSFSPPPKVISSVLQLTRRQDAISNTTYHAVQKLVRQSFQYRRKTLRNNLKSYVQNQDLLQDPFFDRRPEDLAPQEYVQLLKNLDL, encoded by the coding sequence GTGTTTGCAAAAAAATCATTTGGCCAACATTTTCTTCATAACAAACATGTGTTAGAAAAAATTGCTGCACTGATAGCTGCAACACCAGGAGATTACTTATTGGAAATTGGTCCCGGCAAAGGAGCCTTAACCCGTTATCTGAAAAACCTGAAAGCAAACTTTATTGCCGTGGAAGCAGATCGGGACATGCAGGATTATTTATTGCAACATGATTTGTTATCGGAAGATCAATTGATAAAACAGGATATTTTAAAACTTGATTTTAAAGATGTGTTTGATGCGCATCCGTTTGTATTGTGTGGAAATTTTCCATACAACATATCGTCTCAGATCATTATCAAAACATTGGAAAACGCAGATCGGATACCCTGTATGATTGGAATGTTTCAAAAAGAAATGGCCATGCGCATTATTTCACCCCCTGGTTCGAAAGAATATGGTGGATTGAGTGTAATTACCCAACTCTTATATCATACCAAAAAGTGTTTTGACATTTCACCCAGTTCGTTTAGTCCGCCTCCCAAAGTGATATCCAGTGTTTTGCAGCTTACACGCAGACAGGATGCCATTTCAAACACAACTTATCATGCGGTTCAAAAATTGGTGCGGCAATCTTTTCAATATCGGAGGAAAACTTTAAGAAATAATTTAAAGTCCTATGTTCAAAACCAAGACCTGCTTCAAGATCCATTTTTTGACAGGCGGCCGGAAGATTTGGCACCTCAAGAGTATGTTCAACTCTTAAAAAACTTAGATTTATAG
- the uvrB gene encoding excinuclease ABC subunit UvrB, protein MSFKLESVYKPTGDQPQAIEQLVDGINKQERQQVLLGVTGSGKTFTIANVIAQVNKPTLVMTHNKTLTAQLYGEFKEFFPDNAVEYFVSYYDYYQPEAYLSVTDTFIEKDLMINEEVDKLRLKATSSLLSGRRDIIMVATVSCIFGMGNPEDYKSGIIRIQKGQVYPRNAFLYKLVDSLYSRTETQLNRGEFRVKGDTVDIHLPYADYGYRIHFFGDEIENIDQIELSSGKRVTSMDHAAIFPANLYVAPKDRLKNIIYSIEDELQAQKIYFESERKYLEAKRIEERTQFDLEMIRELGYCSGIENYSRFFDGRVPGTRPFCLLDYFPDDYLLIIDESHVTIPQIRGMWGGDRARKQNLVQFGFRLPSALDNRPLNFDEFEQQINQVIYVSATPGNYELTETEGVFVEQVVRPTGLLDPPIEIRPSFNQIDDLMHEIQQRKAKSERVLVTTLTKRMAEELSKYFQGLNILCKYIHSEIDTMERVEILRDLRLGEFDVLVGVNLLREGLDLPEVSLVAILDADKEGFLRNDRSLTQTAGRAARNVNGLVLFYADKITDSMQRTIDETNRRRIIQMAYNEEHQITPQTLSKTREEIMHKSSILDMRGHSKVYFEKDETNIAADPLVAYMNRDQLEKLIQQTELKMKQAAKDLDFIQAASHRDEMNALKKRLKEI, encoded by the coding sequence ATGTCGTTTAAACTAGAATCCGTTTACAAACCTACCGGTGATCAACCCCAGGCCATCGAACAATTAGTTGATGGGATTAACAAGCAGGAACGTCAACAGGTTTTATTGGGGGTAACAGGATCTGGTAAAACATTCACCATTGCCAATGTAATTGCCCAGGTCAATAAACCGACTTTGGTGATGACGCACAATAAAACCTTGACCGCACAATTGTACGGAGAATTCAAGGAATTTTTTCCGGATAATGCGGTTGAATATTTTGTTTCCTATTACGATTACTACCAACCGGAAGCCTACCTGTCAGTTACTGATACATTTATTGAAAAGGATCTAATGATCAATGAGGAGGTCGATAAATTGCGATTAAAAGCAACGTCTTCCTTGCTTTCCGGACGAAGGGACATCATCATGGTGGCTACCGTTTCATGTATTTTCGGGATGGGAAATCCTGAAGATTACAAATCAGGCATCATTCGAATTCAAAAAGGACAGGTGTATCCTCGAAATGCATTTTTATACAAACTCGTGGACAGTTTATACAGCCGCACAGAAACCCAATTAAACAGGGGAGAGTTTAGGGTCAAAGGCGATACGGTGGACATCCATTTACCCTACGCCGATTATGGATACCGCATCCATTTTTTTGGAGATGAAATTGAAAACATTGATCAAATTGAGTTGAGCAGCGGCAAACGAGTCACCAGTATGGACCATGCGGCCATTTTTCCAGCTAATTTATATGTTGCACCTAAAGACCGACTGAAAAACATCATTTATTCTATTGAAGATGAATTGCAGGCTCAAAAAATTTATTTTGAATCTGAGCGAAAATATTTGGAAGCGAAGCGGATTGAAGAACGAACCCAATTTGATTTGGAAATGATTCGCGAATTGGGCTATTGCAGTGGAATTGAAAACTACTCCCGCTTTTTTGATGGCAGGGTACCGGGTACCCGACCCTTTTGCTTGTTGGATTATTTTCCAGATGATTATTTACTAATTATTGACGAAAGCCACGTTACAATCCCTCAAATACGGGGAATGTGGGGAGGCGACCGAGCCCGAAAACAAAACCTTGTGCAATTTGGATTTCGACTTCCATCTGCTCTGGATAACCGGCCATTAAATTTTGATGAATTTGAACAACAAATCAATCAGGTTATTTACGTCAGTGCAACACCCGGTAATTATGAATTAACAGAAACCGAAGGTGTATTTGTCGAACAAGTAGTGCGTCCTACGGGTTTATTGGATCCTCCAATTGAAATACGCCCATCTTTTAATCAGATTGATGATTTAATGCATGAAATTCAGCAACGAAAGGCAAAATCGGAACGTGTGTTGGTAACAACACTGACAAAACGAATGGCTGAGGAATTGAGTAAATATTTTCAAGGATTGAATATTTTGTGTAAATACATCCACTCAGAAATAGATACCATGGAACGTGTGGAAATATTGCGCGATTTGCGTTTGGGTGAATTTGATGTACTGGTGGGGGTTAATTTGTTGCGGGAAGGCTTGGATTTGCCTGAAGTTTCTTTAGTTGCAATTTTAGATGCAGATAAAGAGGGATTTTTAAGAAATGACAGATCCCTGACACAAACTGCGGGACGTGCAGCAAGAAACGTCAACGGTCTGGTGTTGTTTTATGCTGATAAAATCACGGATTCTATGCAACGGACTATCGACGAAACCAATCGACGTCGCATTATCCAAATGGCTTATAATGAAGAACATCAGATTACCCCTCAAACCCTGAGTAAAACGCGGGAAGAAATCATGCATAAGAGTTCGATTTTGGATATGAGGGGACATTCAAAAGTTTATTTTGAAAAAGATGAAACAAATATTGCAGCCGATCCATTGGTTGCTTATATGAATCGGGATCAATTGGAAAAACTCATTCAACAAACAGAATTAAAAATGAAACAAGCAGCGAAAGATCTTGATTTCATTCAGGCTGCCTCCCATCGGGATGAAATGAATGCATTAAAAAAACGATTGAAAGAAATTTAA
- a CDS encoding HAMP domain-containing histidine kinase, with translation MTSGKITAIIILSVLIILGILGMQAYFIKQNFNKEEATFHQSVSIALRNAANGIAKYNKAKLTEKGLIVRESGNFYLVNVNTPIDQSVLAVLLETEFDKQGISIPFEYGVYDCSTNELIYSDCCNVPGKKKITTKKKKASKTDITNYFVVRFPDKDSFVYQKLGYVIFFSGLILAACLTLAGAIFIILRQKRYSDLMRDFVNNMTHEFKTPISSIKISADVLLNHPLIEDDKRLLQYAHIIKDQNQRLNDQVEKVLQIAKMESSSFSLRKEEMDIHENLKEICNQLQMRIRDTGGTMEYDLKALNHKIKADRFHMMNVFSNLLDNAVKYSKDQPHIKVRTVDQNGSCLLEIEDQGIGIQKDELPYLFQKFYRVSTGDVHNVKGFGIGLYYVKRICDEHGFELSIDSEYNKGTIVRILLKNSYR, from the coding sequence TTGACATCTGGTAAAATTACAGCGATAATCATCCTGAGTGTGTTGATCATTCTGGGCATTTTAGGAATGCAGGCTTATTTTATTAAACAAAATTTTAATAAGGAAGAGGCTACCTTTCACCAATCGGTAAGCATTGCATTGCGAAATGCAGCCAATGGGATTGCAAAATACAATAAAGCCAAATTGACAGAAAAAGGGCTGATCGTTAGAGAATCAGGCAACTTTTATCTTGTTAATGTAAATACACCCATCGACCAATCGGTACTGGCTGTTTTACTGGAAACAGAATTTGATAAACAAGGCATCAGCATCCCATTCGAATATGGTGTTTATGATTGTTCGACAAATGAATTAATCTATAGTGATTGTTGCAATGTTCCAGGTAAAAAGAAAATAACCACTAAAAAGAAAAAAGCAAGCAAGACAGATATCACCAATTATTTTGTGGTACGATTTCCTGACAAAGATTCATTTGTATACCAAAAATTAGGCTATGTTATTTTTTTTTCAGGATTGATTCTGGCAGCGTGCTTAACATTGGCAGGTGCTATTTTTATTATTCTTCGTCAAAAAAGATATTCTGATCTCATGCGGGATTTTGTAAATAACATGACGCATGAATTTAAAACGCCGATATCTTCCATAAAAATTTCTGCCGATGTATTATTAAATCATCCATTAATTGAAGATGATAAACGGTTGTTGCAGTATGCCCATATTATTAAAGATCAAAATCAACGATTGAATGATCAGGTAGAAAAGGTATTGCAAATTGCAAAAATGGAGTCATCTTCATTTAGTTTGCGTAAAGAAGAAATGGATATTCATGAAAATTTAAAAGAAATTTGCAACCAACTTCAAATGCGAATCCGGGACACCGGAGGCACTATGGAGTATGATTTAAAAGCCCTGAACCATAAAATAAAAGCAGATCGTTTTCATATGATGAATGTATTTTCAAATTTATTGGATAATGCAGTCAAATACAGCAAGGACCAACCGCATATTAAAGTACGTACGGTGGACCAAAATGGAAGCTGTTTATTAGAAATTGAAGATCAAGGGATTGGAATTCAAAAAGACGAGCTTCCGTATTTATTTCAAAAATTTTACCGAGTTTCAACAGGAGATGTTCACAATGTAAAAGGCTTTGGAATTGGTCTGTATTACGTTAAAAGGATCTGTGACGAACATGGTTTTGAACTTAGTATAGACAGCGAATACAACAAAGGCACAATTGTACGTATATTGCTCAAAAATTCTTATCGATGA
- a CDS encoding ABC-F family ATP-binding cassette domain-containing protein, whose amino-acid sequence MNYLNFEHITKKFGEKTLFEDLAIAISQGDKAAIVARNGSGKSSLIRIIAGIDSPDGDLASMYINKDIRIGYLSQDPDFSPDDSLLDAILNANEAWMAPLKALYHAQHTHDQKEMEEALAQMDEHHAWELDTTMRELFGKFQLPDFNFKVRNLSGGQKKRLAMVRILCGKPEFLILDEPTNHLDLEMIEWLEKYLESSQITLLMVTHDRYFLNNVCNQIYELDRGVLYKYQGDYESFLEKKAIRMQNEESYRDKTEKLLRKELDWVRRMPKARTTKNKARVDRFYDLKESLVGPKEAGTIEFEIEQPRLGTKVLELHNISKSYDHKWIAKNFSYKFKPTDRIGIIGPNGSGKTSLLKLFTGTAKVDQGKIILGETVQFGYYQQDGLQIIEDKRVIDVIRDIADYIPLKKGHKLSAEALLERFLFPRPQQQVFVSQLSGGEKRRLYLLTILISNPNFLILDEPTNDLDIITLNVLEEYLQDFPGCVLVVSHDRYFMDKIVQHIFVLKDEGVIEDFPGNYSNYRNVQDAAKEQEQSTKNSDIPKEPVSRDRRTGQQEKKELIKIEKELEKLLTERDVLVNKFSDGTLQIDQMAEVNKRLTEIQEIIRQKEARWMELVDAGA is encoded by the coding sequence GTGAATTATCTCAATTTTGAACATATCACTAAAAAATTTGGTGAAAAGACTTTATTTGAAGATCTGGCAATTGCGATCAGTCAGGGTGACAAAGCAGCAATTGTAGCCCGGAATGGATCCGGAAAGTCATCTTTGATTCGAATCATTGCCGGAATTGATAGTCCGGATGGTGATTTGGCAAGCATGTATATCAATAAAGACATTCGGATCGGCTATTTGAGTCAGGACCCTGATTTTAGCCCGGATGACAGTTTATTAGATGCGATATTGAATGCCAATGAAGCCTGGATGGCTCCCCTGAAAGCCCTGTATCATGCGCAACACACCCACGATCAAAAGGAAATGGAAGAGGCATTGGCCCAAATGGATGAACATCATGCCTGGGAATTGGATACAACCATGCGGGAATTATTTGGAAAATTTCAATTACCGGATTTTAATTTTAAAGTAAGAAATCTAAGTGGTGGACAAAAAAAGCGTTTGGCCATGGTTCGGATTTTATGTGGAAAACCTGAATTTTTAATTCTCGATGAACCTACCAATCACCTGGATTTGGAAATGATCGAATGGTTGGAAAAATATTTGGAAAGTTCCCAAATTACCCTACTGATGGTTACGCACGATCGCTATTTTCTAAATAATGTCTGTAATCAGATTTATGAACTGGATCGGGGTGTTTTATACAAATACCAAGGAGATTATGAGAGCTTTTTGGAGAAAAAGGCGATTCGTATGCAAAACGAAGAAAGTTACCGGGATAAAACTGAAAAATTGTTGCGTAAGGAGTTGGATTGGGTTAGACGAATGCCGAAAGCCCGAACAACTAAAAATAAAGCACGCGTAGATCGTTTTTATGATCTGAAAGAATCATTGGTTGGACCTAAAGAAGCAGGAACTATTGAATTTGAAATTGAACAACCACGATTAGGCACTAAAGTTTTGGAGTTGCACAATATTTCCAAATCCTATGATCATAAATGGATTGCAAAAAATTTCAGTTATAAATTTAAACCTACCGATCGAATTGGAATTATTGGTCCAAATGGATCCGGTAAAACGAGTTTGTTGAAACTATTTACCGGGACTGCTAAAGTGGATCAGGGTAAAATAATTTTAGGAGAGACCGTTCAATTTGGATATTATCAACAAGATGGATTGCAGATCATTGAAGACAAACGCGTCATTGATGTCATTCGAGACATTGCTGATTATATTCCATTAAAGAAAGGCCATAAGCTATCTGCAGAAGCATTGCTCGAGCGTTTTTTATTTCCAAGACCACAACAACAAGTTTTTGTTTCTCAATTAAGTGGAGGTGAAAAGCGCAGATTGTACTTATTGACAATTCTTATTTCCAATCCGAACTTTTTAATACTGGATGAACCTACCAATGATTTAGATATTATTACCTTAAACGTATTGGAAGAATACTTGCAAGATTTTCCGGGATGTGTTTTGGTAGTCAGTCACGATCGATATTTTATGGATAAGATTGTCCAACATATTTTTGTATTAAAGGATGAAGGGGTGATCGAAGATTTTCCTGGAAATTATTCCAACTATCGAAATGTGCAGGATGCAGCTAAGGAACAGGAACAATCAACTAAGAATTCTGATATTCCAAAAGAGCCTGTAAGCCGAGATAGACGGACTGGCCAACAAGAGAAAAAAGAGTTAATTAAAATAGAAAAAGAGCTGGAAAAATTATTGACAGAGCGGGATGTTTTGGTTAACAAATTTTCTGATGGCACCTTACAAATTGATCAAATGGCTGAGGTCAACAAGCGGTTGACAGAAATTCAGGAGATCATTCGACAAAAAGAGGCCCGTTGGATGGAATTAGTGGATGCGGGAGCTTGA